The Petrocella atlantisensis genome has a window encoding:
- the rimM gene encoding ribosome maturation factor RimM (Essential for efficient processing of 16S rRNA) has translation MEYMYIGRVANTHGVKGVIKVLPTTDDPKRFELLKKVTIEDARGKEADYTVVKVKYLHQFVLLELKEVIDMNMAESLKQGIIKIPKEEALPLETDEYYVQDLIGLKVYDHLDAYLGTLKDVLFTGSNEVYVVTLESGKELLLPAIKDCILNVDMADQRMKVYVMEGLM, from the coding sequence ATGGAATATATGTATATTGGTCGTGTGGCAAATACCCATGGTGTAAAAGGCGTCATAAAAGTCCTTCCAACCACAGATGACCCAAAACGATTTGAATTGTTAAAAAAAGTAACCATAGAAGATGCCCGAGGTAAAGAGGCGGATTATACGGTAGTTAAAGTTAAGTACCTGCATCAATTTGTCCTACTTGAACTAAAAGAAGTCATTGATATGAATATGGCTGAAAGTCTAAAACAAGGGATTATCAAAATACCAAAAGAAGAAGCTTTGCCTCTTGAGACAGATGAATACTATGTTCAAGACCTAATTGGATTAAAGGTTTATGACCACCTAGATGCTTATTTAGGTACCCTAAAAGACGTACTTTTTACGGGTAGTAATGAAGTTTATGTCGTCACCCTTGAATCCGGTAAAGAGCTTTTATTACCAGCCATTAAAGATTGTATCTTGAATGTGGATATGGCAGATCAGAGAATGAAGGTTTATGTCATGGAAGGACTGATGTGA